From the genome of Streptacidiphilus rugosus AM-16, one region includes:
- a CDS encoding methyltransferase domain-containing protein: MIEYETTEEDRVDRLMDEWLRITEGKRTAHHATTGKDRDKPSHFMQIVEFPSYEEAMRNSDLPETRHLAEELREACVEAPRFVNLEVTRDEVVDENAMESLMGKVLTDLGAVAIAPLMVIGERLGIFTAMADGAPVSSIELAARTGTQERNVREWLAAMAASGYVTLDPDGRFRLSPEQTVVFTQQDSPYYAPSGFQLFSACAAHETRDKLEQAFVKGGGMGWEQHIPELFPSVGRFFRNGYAAFLVDMWLPSLNGVVDRLNNGGSVADVGCGIGWSTMQMARAFPKAHCVGFDYHAPSIDQAKAAAEQSGLAARVDFRTAGSADFGGGPYDLITFFDCLHDMGDPVGALSHCRARLTDGGVVMLVEPNAADDLAENLHPLSRAMYAASSMVCVPASQAQEVGRALGAQAGEERTREVAAEAGFAHFRRASETPFNLIYELMS, translated from the coding sequence GTGATTGAGTACGAAACCACCGAGGAAGACCGCGTCGATCGGCTGATGGACGAGTGGCTGCGGATCACCGAGGGCAAGCGGACCGCCCACCACGCGACCACCGGCAAGGACCGCGACAAGCCGTCCCACTTCATGCAGATCGTCGAGTTCCCCTCCTACGAGGAGGCGATGCGCAACAGCGATCTGCCCGAGACCCGGCACCTCGCCGAGGAACTGCGGGAAGCCTGCGTCGAGGCGCCGCGCTTTGTGAACCTGGAGGTCACCAGGGACGAGGTCGTCGACGAGAATGCGATGGAGAGCCTGATGGGCAAGGTGCTCACCGATCTGGGCGCGGTGGCGATCGCGCCGTTGATGGTGATCGGGGAGCGGCTCGGCATCTTCACGGCTATGGCGGACGGTGCGCCCGTCAGCTCGATCGAACTGGCCGCGCGGACCGGCACCCAGGAACGCAACGTCCGTGAGTGGCTCGCGGCCATGGCGGCCAGCGGCTACGTCACGCTCGACCCGGACGGACGGTTCCGGCTGAGCCCGGAGCAGACGGTCGTCTTCACCCAGCAGGACAGTCCCTACTACGCGCCGAGCGGCTTCCAGCTCTTCTCGGCCTGCGCGGCGCACGAGACCCGCGACAAGCTGGAGCAGGCCTTCGTCAAGGGCGGCGGCATGGGCTGGGAGCAGCACATCCCCGAGCTGTTCCCGAGCGTCGGCCGCTTCTTCCGCAACGGCTACGCGGCCTTCCTGGTCGACATGTGGCTGCCCTCGCTGAACGGCGTGGTGGACCGGCTGAACAACGGCGGCAGCGTGGCGGACGTGGGCTGCGGGATCGGCTGGTCGACCATGCAGATGGCGCGCGCCTTCCCGAAGGCGCACTGCGTCGGCTTCGACTACCACGCGCCCTCGATCGACCAGGCCAAGGCGGCGGCGGAGCAGAGTGGTCTGGCCGCGCGGGTCGACTTCCGTACGGCCGGGTCGGCCGACTTCGGCGGCGGTCCGTACGACCTGATCACCTTCTTCGACTGCCTGCACGACATGGGCGACCCCGTCGGCGCGCTCTCGCACTGCCGGGCGCGGCTCACCGACGGCGGCGTGGTCATGCTGGTGGAGCCGAACGCGGCCGACGACCTTGCGGAGAACCTGCACCCGCTCAGCCGGGCCATGTACGCGGCCTCGTCCATGGTCTGCGTCCCGGCCTCGCAGGCGCAGGAGGTCGGCCGGGCGCTCGGTGCGCAGGCGGGCGAGGAGCGCACCCGCGAGGTGGCGGCCGAGGCGGGCTTCGCGCACTTCCGCCGGGCCTCGGAGACCCCGTTCAACCTGATCTACGAGCTGATGAGCTGA
- a CDS encoding GNAT family N-acetyltransferase: MENWTIRPAVAADVELVAEIRAVVMRPDLERLGRYDPHRVRQRFRDGFESGHTAVIEAEGRLVGCVALRPAADAYWLEHFYLDPDVQGRGIGSAVLDALLRRADAEGRAVRLNVLQGSQARRLYERHGFTQESEDPVDVFMIRRSTPAS; the protein is encoded by the coding sequence ATGGAGAACTGGACGATCAGACCGGCGGTCGCGGCGGACGTGGAGCTGGTGGCGGAGATCCGCGCGGTCGTGATGCGGCCGGACCTGGAACGGCTCGGCCGCTACGACCCCCACCGCGTGCGTCAGCGGTTCAGGGACGGCTTCGAGTCGGGCCACACCGCGGTGATCGAGGCGGAAGGGAGGCTCGTCGGCTGCGTGGCCCTGCGACCCGCCGCCGACGCCTACTGGCTGGAGCACTTCTACCTCGACCCCGACGTCCAGGGCCGCGGCATAGGCTCGGCCGTCCTCGACGCGCTGTTGCGCCGCGCGGACGCGGAGGGCCGTGCGGTCCGCCTGAACGTGCTCCAGGGCAGCCAGGCCCGCCGGCTGTACGAGCGGCACGGCTTCACGCAGGAGTCGGAGGACCCGGTGGACGTCTTCATGATCAGGCGGTCGACACCGGCGTCCTGA
- a CDS encoding thymidine phosphorylase — protein sequence MDAISVIRAKRDRAELTDVQIDWVIDAYTRGEVADEQMSALAMAILLNGMNLREISRWTEAMIRSGVRMDFSALPLPTSDKHSTGGVGDKITLPLAPLVAACGAAVPQLSGRGLGHTGGTLDKLESIPGWRALLSNDEMMHVLREAGAVICAAGDGLAPADKKLYALRDVTGTVEAIPLIASSIMSKKIAEGTGALVLDVKVGSGAFMKNLADAQELARTMVGLGTNAGVNTVALLTDMSTPLGLTAGNALEVRESVEVLAGGGPADVVELTLALAREMLAAAGVTGKDPETALKDGSAMDHWRRMISAQGGDPDAALPVAREQHVLTAPATGVLTGLDAYAVGVAAWRLGAGRARKEDPVQAGAGVELHAKPGDRVTAGQPLLTLHTDTPERFDYALEALAAPDAITVGAEGTSYRPTPIVLDRIA from the coding sequence CGCGAAGCGCGACCGCGCCGAGTTGACCGATGTTCAGATCGACTGGGTCATCGACGCCTACACGCGCGGCGAGGTCGCCGACGAGCAGATGTCCGCTCTCGCCATGGCGATCCTGCTGAACGGGATGAATCTGCGCGAGATCTCCCGCTGGACCGAGGCGATGATCCGCTCCGGCGTCCGGATGGACTTCTCCGCGCTGCCGCTGCCCACCAGCGACAAGCACTCCACCGGCGGCGTCGGCGACAAGATCACCCTTCCGCTCGCGCCGCTCGTCGCCGCCTGCGGCGCGGCCGTGCCGCAGCTCTCCGGGCGCGGCCTCGGGCACACCGGCGGGACGCTGGACAAGCTGGAGTCGATCCCCGGCTGGCGGGCGCTGCTCTCCAACGACGAGATGATGCACGTGCTGCGCGAGGCCGGTGCGGTCATCTGTGCGGCGGGCGACGGGCTCGCCCCCGCCGACAAGAAGCTCTACGCCCTGCGGGACGTCACCGGCACGGTCGAGGCAATCCCGCTGATCGCCTCCTCGATCATGTCGAAGAAGATCGCCGAGGGCACCGGCGCGCTGGTGCTGGACGTGAAGGTCGGCTCGGGCGCCTTCATGAAGAACCTCGCTGACGCGCAGGAGCTCGCCCGCACCATGGTCGGGCTGGGCACCAACGCCGGCGTCAACACCGTCGCGCTGCTGACCGACATGAGCACCCCGCTCGGCCTGACGGCCGGCAACGCGCTGGAGGTGCGGGAGTCGGTCGAGGTGCTGGCGGGCGGCGGCCCGGCCGACGTCGTGGAGCTGACGCTCGCGCTGGCGCGCGAGATGCTGGCCGCGGCGGGCGTCACCGGAAAGGACCCTGAGACCGCGCTGAAGGACGGCTCGGCGATGGACCACTGGCGTCGCATGATCTCCGCCCAGGGCGGGGACCCTGACGCGGCCCTGCCGGTCGCTCGCGAACAGCACGTGCTCACCGCCCCGGCCACCGGCGTGCTCACCGGTCTCGACGCCTACGCCGTCGGCGTCGCGGCCTGGCGTCTCGGCGCGGGCCGCGCGCGCAAGGAGGACCCGGTGCAGGCGGGCGCGGGCGTCGAACTCCACGCCAAGCCGGGCGACCGCGTCACCGCCGGCCAGCCGCTGCTGACCCTGCACACGGACACCCCCGAGCGCTTCGACTACGCCCTGGAGGCCCTCGCCGCGCCGGACGCGATCACCGTCGGCGCGGAGGGGACGTCGTACCGGCCGACCCCCATCGTGCTGGACCGGATCGCCTGA
- a CDS encoding LysR family transcriptional regulator encodes MTYEPSSEPLPLPVEPAELSPTSPAALLSPLLAQFAAVARREHVTRAAAELGMPQPTLSRAVARLEADLGVALLAREGRAVRLTRAGRIFLASTERALAELERGADAARAEADPTGGRVAFAFLHTMGSEAVPMLLRGFRTEYPRVRFQLVQDYTDSMLARLREGELDLCLVSPRPEGPELTSRRMGEQRLCLVVPTDHRLAGRRRVRLEEVAEEPFVTLEPGYGLRRITDALCAEAGFAPRVSFEGEEAETLRGLAAAGLGVAVLPPASLPRPDVVELALTSASARRELALVWSAVRPLPPPAVSFRDYVLSMKDRLPLHG; translated from the coding sequence ATGACGTATGAGCCCAGTTCGGAGCCGCTTCCCCTGCCCGTCGAGCCGGCCGAGCTGTCGCCCACATCACCCGCGGCGCTGCTCTCGCCGCTGCTGGCGCAGTTCGCCGCCGTGGCGCGGCGCGAGCACGTGACGCGCGCGGCGGCGGAGCTGGGCATGCCGCAGCCGACGCTGAGTCGGGCCGTGGCGCGGCTGGAGGCGGACTTGGGCGTCGCCCTGCTCGCCCGCGAGGGCCGCGCCGTCCGGCTGACCCGCGCCGGGCGGATCTTCCTGGCCTCGACCGAGCGCGCGCTGGCCGAGCTGGAGCGGGGCGCGGACGCCGCGCGGGCGGAGGCCGATCCGACCGGCGGCCGGGTGGCCTTCGCCTTCCTGCACACCATGGGCTCGGAGGCGGTGCCGATGCTGTTGCGCGGCTTCCGCACGGAGTACCCGCGGGTGCGCTTCCAGCTGGTGCAGGACTACACCGACTCGATGCTGGCCCGGCTGCGCGAGGGCGAGCTGGACCTCTGCCTGGTCTCGCCCCGCCCGGAGGGACCGGAGCTGACCTCCCGTCGGATGGGCGAGCAGCGGCTCTGCCTGGTCGTGCCGACCGACCACCGGCTCGCGGGACGTCGCCGGGTGCGGCTGGAGGAGGTGGCGGAGGAACCCTTCGTCACCCTGGAGCCGGGCTACGGCCTGCGGCGGATCACCGACGCGCTGTGCGCGGAGGCGGGCTTCGCGCCGCGGGTCTCCTTCGAGGGGGAGGAGGCGGAGACCTTGCGCGGGCTGGCCGCGGCCGGGCTCGGGGTCGCCGTGCTGCCGCCCGCCTCGCTGCCCAGGCCGGACGTGGTGGAGCTCGCGCTCACCTCGGCCTCGGCGCGCCGGGAGCTGGCTCTGGTCTGGTCGGCGGTGCGGCCGCTCCCGCCGCCCGCGGTGTCGTTCAGGGACTACGTGCTCTCCATGAAGGACCGGCTGCCGCTGCACGGCTGA
- a CDS encoding phosphodiester glycosidase family protein — protein sequence MPESGETPGDAAAPAPSEPRSTRRRRLRWAALGTALVLAGTAGWCVQDALTAPGRGSAQTKLAHWGRCHGLSTVVDLVDNRHQPAAAHDACGTAIATVHAAPVRPRPKPTPTVPPIPLHAAVQPLVSPALPGEGVFKPLSLVDGQPAIQSATVRPDATDTEFMIGVVWMKQHDLRFDLHPGVSEPGGNWTVPATIAPGRRTGLLAAYNGGFKVSNGDSHGGFYLDGRTIGELRDGAASEVFHRDGTVTVGVWGQDARMAPDVVGVRQCLVPLVRNGRVTEDALYGGTSTWGFTDGGYAVVPRSGVGIDRNGELIYVGGRALTVQSLATMLQRAGAVTAMMLDINLSWPSFISYDSTKNPHDPVPHNIVNFVRDPTRYYDYSSRDFVAVYARTPATTVTTTARGQAGR from the coding sequence ATGCCGGAGTCCGGCGAAACGCCCGGTGACGCGGCCGCCCCCGCACCGTCGGAACCGCGGTCGACTCGCCGCCGCCGACTGCGCTGGGCCGCCCTCGGCACCGCGCTCGTCCTGGCCGGAACCGCCGGCTGGTGCGTCCAGGACGCGCTCACCGCGCCCGGACGCGGCAGCGCGCAGACGAAGCTGGCCCACTGGGGTCGCTGCCACGGCCTGTCCACCGTCGTCGATCTCGTCGACAACCGGCACCAGCCCGCCGCCGCGCACGACGCCTGCGGCACCGCGATCGCGACCGTACACGCCGCGCCGGTCCGGCCCAGGCCGAAGCCGACGCCCACCGTCCCGCCGATCCCGCTGCACGCGGCGGTCCAGCCGCTGGTCTCGCCCGCGCTCCCTGGCGAGGGGGTGTTCAAGCCGCTGTCACTGGTCGACGGCCAGCCGGCGATCCAGAGCGCGACGGTCCGGCCCGACGCCACGGACACCGAATTCATGATCGGCGTCGTCTGGATGAAGCAGCACGACCTCCGCTTCGACCTGCACCCCGGCGTCTCCGAGCCCGGCGGCAACTGGACCGTCCCGGCCACCATCGCGCCCGGTCGGCGCACCGGTCTGCTGGCCGCCTACAACGGCGGCTTCAAGGTCTCCAACGGCGACTCGCACGGCGGCTTCTACCTCGACGGCCGGACCATCGGCGAACTGCGCGACGGCGCGGCCTCCGAGGTCTTCCACCGCGACGGCACGGTCACCGTGGGCGTGTGGGGACAGGACGCGCGGATGGCCCCCGACGTGGTCGGCGTGCGCCAGTGCCTGGTCCCGCTGGTGCGCAACGGCCGGGTCACCGAGGACGCGCTCTACGGCGGCACCAGCACCTGGGGCTTCACCGACGGCGGCTACGCCGTCGTGCCGCGGTCGGGCGTCGGCATCGACCGCAACGGCGAGCTGATCTACGTCGGCGGCCGCGCACTGACCGTCCAGTCGCTCGCGACGATGCTCCAGCGCGCGGGCGCGGTCACCGCGATGATGCTGGACATCAACCTCAGCTGGCCGTCGTTCATCTCCTACGACTCCACCAAGAACCCGCACGACCCGGTCCCGCACAACATCGTCAACTTCGTCCGCGACCCCACCCGCTACTACGACTACTCCAGCCGCGACTTCGTGGCGGTCTACGCCCGCACACCCGCGACGACCGTGACGACGACGGCCCGGGGACAGGCAGGACGCTGA
- a CDS encoding MFS transporter produces MPAVARTAASIRTSTPSPTTSATDVRHLPGSPGLRRTQLALFGAGLATFLLLYSTQALLPSLSAGLHLTPGQASWTVSAASIGLAVAVIPISALSERFGRTRIMTVSVFAAVAIALVLPFTGDLATLTALRALQGVALAGLPATAMAYLAEEVHPTALASAMGLYVAGNSIGGMSGRLLSGVVAGAYGWRAGLATVAVAALVCAVAFRLLIPRARCFRPGPVNPRALWRTVTGHVANPLLARLFALGLLFMTVFGAVYTVLGYRLVAAPFGLPQGVASSIFVVYLVGTLASAASARVGARLGRRGALYAAVATTSLGLLLTLPQSLTLTLIGLVLITAGFFTGHCVASAAVGRTATHGRAQASALYLAAYYLGNSVGGAAGADAYHSVGWVGTVAVALAAMALAGGVTFYGTLRARPSRRSLGVTA; encoded by the coding sequence ATGCCAGCGGTCGCACGCACAGCAGCCAGCATCCGAACCTCGACTCCGTCTCCGACGACGTCCGCCACCGACGTCCGCCACCTTCCCGGCTCGCCCGGCCTGCGCCGGACGCAGCTCGCCCTGTTCGGCGCGGGCCTGGCGACCTTCCTGCTGCTCTACTCGACCCAGGCGCTGCTCCCCTCCCTCTCCGCGGGCCTGCACCTGACGCCGGGCCAGGCGAGCTGGACCGTCTCGGCCGCGTCCATCGGCCTGGCCGTCGCAGTGATCCCGATCAGCGCCCTGTCCGAGCGTTTCGGCCGGACCAGGATCATGACGGTCTCGGTCTTCGCCGCGGTCGCGATCGCGCTGGTGCTTCCGTTCACCGGAGACCTCGCCACGCTCACGGCCCTGCGCGCGCTGCAGGGCGTGGCCCTTGCCGGTCTCCCGGCGACGGCGATGGCCTACCTCGCCGAGGAGGTGCACCCCACGGCGCTGGCCTCGGCCATGGGTCTGTACGTCGCAGGGAACTCCATCGGCGGCATGAGCGGCCGACTGCTCTCCGGCGTGGTAGCAGGCGCCTACGGCTGGCGGGCGGGGCTGGCGACGGTGGCCGTCGCGGCGCTGGTCTGCGCGGTGGCCTTCCGGCTGCTGATCCCCCGCGCGCGGTGCTTCCGTCCCGGCCCGGTCAACCCGCGGGCCCTGTGGCGCACCGTCACCGGCCATGTGGCGAACCCGCTGCTGGCCCGGCTCTTCGCGCTGGGACTGCTGTTCATGACGGTCTTCGGCGCGGTGTACACGGTGCTCGGCTACCGCCTCGTCGCCGCTCCCTTCGGGCTGCCGCAGGGAGTCGCCAGCTCGATCTTCGTCGTCTACCTGGTCGGCACCCTCGCCTCCGCGGCGAGCGCCCGCGTCGGCGCCAGGCTCGGCCGCCGCGGCGCGCTGTACGCGGCGGTGGCCACGACCAGCCTGGGCCTGCTGCTCACCCTCCCGCAGTCGCTGACGCTGACCCTGATCGGCCTGGTCCTCATCACCGCGGGCTTCTTCACCGGCCACTGCGTCGCCTCGGCGGCGGTCGGCCGGACCGCGACCCACGGCCGCGCCCAGGCCTCGGCGCTCTACCTGGCCGCGTACTACCTCGGCAACAGCGTCGGCGGTGCGGCGGGCGCGGACGCGTACCACTCGGTCGGCTGGGTCGGCACGGTCGCCGTCGCCCTGGCGGCGATGGCCCTGGCGGGCGGTGTCACCTTCTACGGCACCCTCCGCGCCCGCCCGTCGCGCCGGAGTCTCGGCGTGACGGCCTGA